Proteins from one Pontibacter korlensis genomic window:
- a CDS encoding alpha/beta hydrolase family protein: MKVDFVVYPEHGRPFTADATFWPDSTPKPIVIFAHGFKGFKDWGHFNLLASYFAKQGFVFIKFNFAYNGTTVEDYSDMHDMEAFGQNNFSLELDDMQALIDLLHSDNPPLQVQELDIKRIYLIGHSRGGGAVILKAAEEPRVKAVASWAGVNRYDNRWDNLQMEQWKEKGVQYVQNARTGLQMPLYYQIVENFLENKHRLDIPTVVKRLQQPLLLLHGEQDETLPTKMAHELKSWKPDAELHLLPEADHSFGGKHPYEADVLPGAAQTAADLSIDFFRRHA; encoded by the coding sequence ATGAAAGTTGATTTTGTAGTATATCCCGAACACGGACGCCCGTTTACAGCCGATGCCACCTTCTGGCCCGACAGCACACCTAAGCCAATCGTTATTTTTGCCCACGGTTTTAAAGGCTTTAAGGACTGGGGACATTTTAACCTGCTTGCTTCTTACTTTGCGAAGCAAGGCTTTGTGTTCATCAAATTCAACTTCGCCTACAACGGCACAACCGTTGAGGACTACTCCGATATGCATGACATGGAAGCGTTCGGGCAGAACAACTTCAGCCTGGAGCTTGACGACATGCAGGCACTGATTGATTTGCTACATTCCGATAACCCACCCTTACAGGTGCAGGAGTTGGACATAAAGCGCATCTACCTGATAGGTCACAGCCGTGGCGGAGGGGCAGTTATACTTAAGGCTGCCGAGGAACCACGTGTGAAGGCCGTAGCAAGCTGGGCTGGCGTAAACAGGTACGATAACCGTTGGGACAACCTGCAAATGGAGCAGTGGAAAGAGAAAGGAGTGCAGTATGTGCAAAATGCCCGAACTGGCCTGCAGATGCCACTGTACTACCAAATTGTTGAGAATTTTCTCGAAAATAAGCACCGCCTCGATATACCAACAGTAGTAAAGCGCCTGCAACAGCCCCTACTGCTGCTGCACGGCGAGCAGGATGAAACCTTACCTACAAAGATGGCACACGAGCTCAAAAGCTGGAAGCCTGACGCTGAGCTTCACCTGCTGCCGGAGGCCGATCACTCTTTCGGAGGAAAGCACCCTTATGAGGCAGACGTATTACCAGGTGCAGCCCAAACAGCTGCTGATTTAAGTATAGATTTCTTCCGGAGACATGCATAA
- a CDS encoding polyprenyl synthetase family protein produces the protein MSISLNEIQAPIASEMQQFEKKFRASMKTRVLLLDRIMSYIVKRKGKQMRPMFVFFMAKLFQESITDATYRGAALIELLHTATLVHDDVVDDANYRRGFFSVNALWKNKIAVLVGDYLLSKGLLLSLQNDDYDLLKIVSNAVKEMSEGELLQIEKARRLDITEDVYFDIIRQKTASLIASCCAVGAASAGACKEDVEKARLFGEKVGIAFQIKDDLFDYGTAEIGKPVGIDIKEKKMTLPLIHALRESDWMTKRRVIYNVKNNNGDNKRVQKVINFVKESGGIEYTIQAMNRYHAEALAILHTFPDTPSRRSLEQLIAYTIEREK, from the coding sequence ATGAGCATAAGTCTAAACGAAATACAGGCGCCCATCGCGTCGGAGATGCAGCAGTTCGAGAAGAAGTTCAGGGCTTCCATGAAGACCCGCGTTTTGCTTCTGGATCGGATAATGAGCTACATTGTGAAGCGCAAGGGAAAGCAGATGCGGCCTATGTTCGTGTTCTTTATGGCTAAGCTCTTCCAGGAAAGCATTACGGATGCCACTTACCGTGGCGCTGCCCTTATTGAACTGTTGCACACAGCCACCCTGGTGCACGACGACGTGGTGGATGATGCCAATTACCGTCGTGGTTTCTTCTCTGTCAACGCCCTCTGGAAAAATAAGATTGCTGTACTGGTAGGAGACTACCTGCTCTCGAAGGGTCTGTTGCTCTCGCTGCAGAACGACGATTACGACTTGCTCAAGATCGTGTCAAACGCTGTGAAGGAGATGAGCGAGGGAGAGTTGCTGCAGATAGAAAAAGCCCGTCGTCTCGACATCACAGAAGATGTATACTTCGACATTATCCGTCAGAAAACAGCCTCATTGATTGCTTCCTGCTGTGCAGTGGGTGCTGCCTCCGCTGGTGCCTGTAAGGAGGACGTGGAGAAGGCCCGGCTGTTTGGTGAAAAAGTGGGTATTGCCTTCCAGATAAAAGATGACCTTTTTGATTACGGCACCGCCGAGATCGGTAAACCGGTGGGCATCGACATCAAAGAGAAGAAAATGACCTTGCCGCTCATCCACGCCCTGCGCGAATCTGACTGGATGACAAAGCGACGCGTGATTTACAACGTTAAAAACAACAACGGAGATAACAAGCGCGTGCAGAAGGTAATCAACTTCGTGAAAGAGTCTGGCGGTATTGAGTATACCATTCAGGCTATGAACCGCTACCATGCTGAAGCTTTGGCGATACTTCATACTTTCCCAGACACTCCATCTCGCCGCTCCCTGGAGCAACTCATTGCTTATACTATAGAGCGGGAGAAGTAA
- a CDS encoding class I SAM-dependent methyltransferase: MSLNTNTWNRLRYTLYLPVYDFIADRIFRKYRKRSVQLLRAKPADAILILGAGTGLDLPYLQGYTNLTAIDITPGMVAKLKQRAHKLNITVDAQVMNGQQLRFADASFDAVILHLVLAVIPDPEACIKEVERVLKPGGTVMVFDKFLPDGQKPSVVRRLLNQVASALFSDINRSIGNIAQHTSLVIELNEPAALGGAFRLVRLRKP, encoded by the coding sequence ATGAGCCTGAACACCAACACCTGGAATCGCCTGCGGTATACGCTGTACCTTCCTGTTTACGACTTTATCGCGGACCGTATTTTCCGAAAGTATAGAAAGCGCTCTGTACAACTGCTGCGGGCAAAACCTGCTGATGCCATACTCATACTTGGAGCAGGTACTGGCCTCGACTTACCTTACCTGCAAGGCTACACCAACCTGACCGCCATCGATATTACCCCTGGCATGGTAGCCAAACTAAAGCAGCGGGCGCACAAGCTAAACATAACAGTAGATGCCCAGGTAATGAACGGGCAACAGTTGCGCTTTGCAGATGCCTCTTTCGATGCGGTTATATTGCACCTTGTACTTGCCGTCATTCCTGATCCAGAGGCGTGTATTAAGGAGGTAGAGCGGGTGCTGAAACCAGGTGGTACTGTAATGGTGTTTGACAAGTTCTTGCCCGACGGGCAAAAGCCTTCTGTGGTTCGACGCCTCTTGAACCAAGTTGCCAGTGCCCTCTTTTCTGACATCAACAGAAGTATAGGTAATATCGCCCAGCATACATCCTTGGTGATCGAATTAAATGAACCAGCCGCTTTGGGAGGTGCCTTCAGGTTGGTGAGACTGCGAAAGCCTTAG
- a CDS encoding peroxiredoxin family protein, producing the protein MTSTDNTIQTGSWRVALQHAEGKEIPFIMQAEEKDGKTVLYLINGEERILVDDIQQQEDSVKIGLHIFDADLIAKVEGGKMAGRFVKNDTKEPYSVPFTAEHGKENRFAAEPAQATFDYDGKWEVVFTEKDGSKSYKAVGVFEQQDNNVTGTFLTETGDYRYLEGQVEGDELKVSTFDGNHAYLFTAKPNTDSTLTGHFYSGMKGYESWTAKRNPNAELASADTLTYLKPGYESLSFSFPNLQGEQVSLSDDKYKNKVVIVQLLGSWCPNCMDETNFLAPYYDKNKDRGLEIIGLGFERSPEFEKAAARLQKMKDRLDVNYDLLVAGVSDKEAAAKALPALNHVLSFPTTIFIDRDGKVRKIHTGFSGPGTGQYYEEWVADFNKTMEELLAEK; encoded by the coding sequence ATGACATCTACTGATAACACGATCCAAACCGGCAGCTGGCGGGTAGCCCTGCAGCACGCCGAGGGTAAAGAAATTCCGTTCATCATGCAGGCCGAGGAGAAAGACGGCAAAACTGTACTTTACCTTATCAACGGCGAGGAGCGCATTCTTGTAGATGATATTCAGCAGCAGGAAGATTCAGTTAAAATAGGCCTTCATATTTTTGACGCAGATCTGATTGCCAAAGTTGAAGGCGGCAAAATGGCAGGTCGTTTTGTAAAGAACGATACCAAAGAGCCTTATTCTGTGCCTTTCACGGCTGAGCATGGCAAGGAGAACCGCTTTGCAGCCGAGCCAGCCCAAGCTACTTTTGACTATGACGGCAAATGGGAAGTAGTGTTCACCGAGAAAGACGGCAGCAAAAGCTATAAAGCAGTAGGCGTATTCGAACAGCAGGATAACAACGTAACCGGTACTTTCCTGACCGAAACAGGCGACTACCGCTACCTGGAAGGGCAGGTAGAAGGTGATGAACTGAAAGTATCTACTTTTGACGGTAACCATGCCTACCTGTTCACAGCCAAGCCCAATACCGATAGCACCCTGACCGGCCATTTTTACTCGGGTATGAAAGGCTACGAAAGCTGGACTGCCAAGCGTAACCCAAATGCCGAGCTCGCCAGCGCCGACACACTTACTTACCTGAAGCCAGGGTATGAGTCATTAAGCTTTAGCTTCCCTAACCTACAGGGCGAGCAAGTGTCGCTGTCTGACGACAAGTATAAAAACAAAGTCGTGATTGTGCAGCTGCTTGGCTCCTGGTGCCCGAACTGTATGGATGAGACGAACTTCCTGGCACCATACTATGATAAGAATAAGGATCGTGGGTTAGAGATTATCGGCCTTGGCTTTGAGCGTAGCCCAGAATTTGAGAAAGCCGCTGCCCGCCTGCAGAAGATGAAGGACCGCTTGGATGTGAATTACGACCTGTTGGTTGCAGGTGTGTCTGACAAGGAAGCTGCTGCTAAGGCACTGCCAGCCCTGAACCACGTCCTCTCCTTCCCTACCACTATCTTTATCGACCGCGACGGAAAAGTACGCAAAATCCACACCGGCTTTTCTGGTCCAGGTACTGGCCAGTACTACGAAGAATGGGTAGCTGATTTCAACAAGACCATGGAAGAACTACTGGCTGAGAAGTAG
- the folK gene encoding 2-amino-4-hydroxy-6-hydroxymethyldihydropteridine diphosphokinase, which yields MHKVYLLLGGNLGDRTAYLQQARESINEQVGTLTRISKVYETAAWGKTNQPNFLNQVLELQTHLAPEQVLQSINLIEQELGRVRLEHWGARVIDIDILFYDDLVQQTQRLTIPHPQLHLRRFTLLPLAALAPEFEHPALGRSINQLLQECPDELEVWEYVGRDE from the coding sequence ATGCATAAAGTATACTTGCTTCTAGGTGGCAATCTTGGAGACCGCACTGCTTATCTGCAACAGGCCCGCGAAAGTATAAACGAGCAGGTTGGAACCCTAACGCGCATCTCCAAAGTGTATGAAACTGCTGCCTGGGGCAAAACCAATCAGCCTAACTTCCTGAACCAGGTACTGGAGCTGCAGACACACCTAGCCCCGGAACAGGTGCTGCAAAGTATAAACCTTATTGAGCAGGAGCTTGGGCGGGTACGGCTGGAGCATTGGGGGGCACGTGTTATAGACATTGACATACTCTTCTATGATGACCTGGTGCAGCAGACCCAGCGACTAACTATTCCCCATCCGCAGTTGCACCTCCGCCGCTTCACCTTGTTGCCATTGGCAGCGCTCGCTCCTGAGTTTGAGCACCCGGCATTAGGCAGAAGTATAAATCAGCTGCTGCAGGAATGTCCTGATGAACTGGAGGTGTGGGAGTATGTGGGTAGAGATGAGTAG
- a CDS encoding SRPBCC family protein, translated as MSDKNLFEVEVNYTYTGNPEVVYSAWLNEQLARQWFAPGLGETEPVEIAAEVGGRFCIVQVRDGQPVSHHGEYLTLDQPYLISFTWAMDDMEDVDTVTIHIKPAGGGSAVRLVHQMDETWKDYADRTREAWLGMMQQMDELISR; from the coding sequence ATGTCTGATAAAAATCTTTTCGAAGTAGAAGTAAACTACACCTACACCGGCAATCCTGAGGTAGTGTACAGCGCATGGCTTAATGAGCAATTGGCACGGCAGTGGTTTGCTCCCGGGCTAGGGGAAACCGAGCCGGTTGAGATAGCCGCTGAGGTAGGTGGTAGATTCTGCATTGTGCAGGTGCGGGATGGGCAGCCGGTTAGCCACCATGGCGAGTATCTGACGCTGGACCAGCCATACCTCATTTCATTTACCTGGGCGATGGATGATATGGAAGATGTTGATACTGTAACTATACACATAAAGCCGGCTGGCGGCGGCTCAGCTGTAAGGTTAGTGCACCAGATGGACGAGACCTGGAAAGACTACGCTGATAGAACCAGAGAGGCTTGGTTAGGTATGATGCAGCAGATGGATGAACTCATCAGCCGTTAA
- a CDS encoding GNAT family N-acetyltransferase, with translation MHPYTSFETERLIIRPTSYEDAPFIYELLNTPQWLKYIGDRNVKSLKAAEEYISSRMLPQLERLGYGTYTVIRKADGTKLGTCGLYDREGLPGIDIGFAFLPQHEKHGYAFEATNKLKQAAFNHFGLRQLYAITTKDNKASQKLLEKLGLKYNGLITLPNANEELFFYHLTLEK, from the coding sequence ATGCACCCTTACACATCTTTCGAAACGGAGCGGTTAATCATCAGGCCTACATCTTATGAAGACGCTCCTTTTATTTATGAGCTCCTGAACACGCCGCAGTGGCTGAAATACATAGGCGACCGAAACGTAAAATCTTTAAAGGCCGCAGAGGAGTATATCAGCAGCAGGATGTTGCCTCAGCTAGAAAGGCTGGGGTATGGTACCTACACCGTTATACGCAAAGCAGACGGCACCAAATTGGGCACCTGCGGCCTCTACGACCGCGAAGGATTGCCCGGCATAGACATTGGCTTTGCGTTTCTTCCACAGCATGAAAAGCATGGTTATGCTTTTGAGGCCACCAATAAGCTAAAACAAGCTGCCTTCAATCACTTCGGGTTAAGGCAGCTTTACGCTATCACTACAAAAGATAACAAGGCAAGCCAAAAGCTGCTTGAAAAGCTGGGACTAAAGTATAATGGCCTTATTACGCTTCCCAACGCTAATGAGGAGCTGTTTTTTTACCACCTCACGCTAGAGAAGTAG
- a CDS encoding DUF2243 domain-containing protein, whose protein sequence is MRAALLIGVGMMAAIDEIIFHQLLSWHHFYDRSTPEIGLLTDGLLHAAELIAIVAGFFMFSDVRRQQALVPLRAWAGFFIGLGGFQLFDGIVDHKVLRLHQVRYGVDNILPYDLAWNLAGLLLLIIGLVLLRKSKAASTISSAN, encoded by the coding sequence ATGCGGGCCGCACTGCTTATAGGAGTGGGTATGATGGCTGCAATTGATGAAATTATATTCCACCAACTTCTGTCCTGGCACCACTTCTACGACCGCTCTACTCCGGAAATAGGCTTGTTAACAGACGGTTTGCTGCACGCAGCAGAGTTAATCGCCATTGTGGCAGGGTTCTTTATGTTTTCTGATGTGCGCCGGCAGCAGGCACTTGTTCCGCTCAGGGCATGGGCAGGTTTCTTTATTGGTCTTGGCGGCTTTCAGCTTTTCGACGGCATTGTAGATCATAAAGTTCTCAGGCTACATCAAGTACGGTATGGCGTAGACAACATTCTTCCGTATGATCTTGCCTGGAACCTGGCGGGCCTCCTCCTCCTGATCATTGGCCTTGTTCTACTGAGGAAATCTAAAGCTGCAAGCACTATATCATCAGCCAACTAA